The Deltaproteobacteria bacterium genome has a segment encoding these proteins:
- a CDS encoding potassium channel protein: MTIMQGAMNNFRHVIASILIWLLIVIAGAMGYMVIEGWDLLDALYMTVITYSTVGYGEVHAISKAGEIYTMCLIFLGVGFYLYAAGAVIQFMVEGKIRLIMGRKKLDRDINRLKNHYVICGYGRIGRVLCETLKDAGIAFVAIENDERRLPVMDADKVLYICGNASDESVLAKAGITHAKGLVAALATDTDNVFLILTAKQLAPRIKIMARASGRSSKIKFEAAGADFIESPYEMGAVRMAQRIIRPSVTSFFDLTFSSKSKDIRMEEIPVSASSPLNNVTLKNSGIRQNYNLIILAIKASDDTMMFNPSFESLIKAGETVLAVGEPENLKRLEKELNPRA, encoded by the coding sequence ATGACCATTATGCAAGGCGCTATGAACAACTTCCGGCACGTCATTGCATCCATCCTCATCTGGCTGCTGATCGTCATCGCCGGGGCCATGGGCTACATGGTCATCGAGGGATGGGATCTGCTCGACGCCCTTTACATGACGGTGATCACCTACTCGACCGTCGGCTACGGCGAGGTGCACGCCATCAGCAAAGCCGGAGAAATCTACACCATGTGCCTCATCTTCCTGGGCGTTGGGTTTTATCTCTATGCTGCCGGCGCGGTCATCCAGTTCATGGTGGAAGGCAAAATACGACTGATCATGGGGAGAAAAAAATTGGACAGGGACATCAACCGGTTAAAGAACCACTACGTTATCTGCGGCTACGGCCGCATCGGCAGGGTTTTGTGCGAAACCCTGAAAGATGCCGGCATCGCGTTTGTCGCCATCGAAAACGACGAAAGACGGTTGCCGGTCATGGACGCAGACAAGGTCCTCTATATCTGCGGCAACGCCTCGGACGAGAGTGTGCTCGCCAAAGCGGGCATTACGCACGCCAAGGGTCTGGTGGCCGCACTCGCCACGGATACGGACAACGTCTTTCTGATTCTGACCGCCAAGCAGCTTGCCCCTCGGATAAAGATCATGGCCAGGGCATCGGGAAGAAGTTCAAAAATCAAGTTCGAAGCCGCCGGTGCGGATTTTATTGAATCGCCTTACGAGATGGGCGCCGTCAGGATGGCCCAGCGCATTATACGTCCTTCGGTTACCAGCTTTTTCGACCTGACATTCTCGTCAAAAAGCAAGGACATACGCATGGAAGAAATACCGGTCAGCGCCTCGAGCCCCCTGAACAATGTCACGCTGAAAAACTCCGGCATCAGGCAAAACTACAACCTCATCATCCTCGCCATCAAGGCGTCCGACGACACCATGATGTTCAACCCTTCATTTGAAAGCCTCATCAAGGCGGGAGAAACCGTTCTGGCGGTAGGCGAACCTGAAAATCTGAAACGGCTCGAAAAAGAGTTGAACCCGCGGGCTTGA
- a CDS encoding protein-L-isoaspartate(D-aspartate) O-methyltransferase translates to MVKEPIIYKRQRLEMVKKQIEARGVSDRLVLDAMRKVPRHLFVSEALADQAYGDFPLPIGDQQTISQPYIVAEMTQALELKPDDRVLEIGTGSGYQAAILAEVVFRVYTVERLHRLFIKTRRLFDELRYHNIVTRYSDGTMGWQDESPFDAIVITAGAPRIPEALVGQLAIGGRMVLPVGDQRSQELIKIRKEEDGIHQSSLGGCRFVKLVGEQGWKAN, encoded by the coding sequence ATGGTGAAGGAGCCGATCATATATAAGCGTCAGCGGTTGGAGATGGTGAAAAAGCAGATCGAGGCGCGAGGTGTTTCCGATCGGCTGGTCCTGGATGCCATGCGCAAGGTGCCCCGCCATCTTTTCGTGAGCGAGGCGCTGGCGGACCAGGCCTACGGTGATTTTCCCCTGCCCATTGGGGATCAGCAGACAATTTCGCAACCGTACATCGTGGCCGAGATGACCCAGGCGCTGGAACTCAAGCCGGATGACAGGGTGCTTGAAATCGGGACCGGTTCCGGATATCAGGCCGCTATTCTGGCGGAGGTCGTTTTTCGGGTATACACCGTCGAACGACTTCACCGTCTGTTTATCAAGACCAGACGTCTTTTTGACGAGCTGCGCTACCACAACATCGTGACCCGCTACTCGGACGGCACGATGGGGTGGCAGGATGAAAGCCCTTTTGACGCCATCGTCATCACAGCCGGGGCTCCCAGGATTCCAGAGGCCCTTGTCGGCCAGCTGGCAATCGGGGGGCGCATGGTGCTCCCGGTGGGCGATCAACGCTCACAGGAGTTGATCAAAATCCGCAAAGAAGAGGACGGCATTCACCAGAGTAGTCTCGGCGGCTGCCGGTTCGTCAAGCTGGTAGGCGAACAGGGCTGGAAAGCAAACTGA
- a CDS encoding DedA family protein — translation MAAGVKKLYHWVLHWSESPYGTWALFLLAFAESSFFPIPPDVLLIALAIGKPEKSFKFAVVCALGSILGGMLGYLIGWQFMAAIGDRIVAFYGLADKVEYIEALYNRYDAWAVGIAGFTPIPYKVFTIAAGVFKISFPIFLAASAVSRSARFFLVGGLIYFFGPGIQTFIERYFNLLAVIFTILLVASFVLLKYLF, via the coding sequence ATGGCAGCCGGCGTTAAAAAGCTCTATCACTGGGTGCTTCATTGGTCAGAATCGCCTTACGGCACATGGGCGCTTTTCCTGCTGGCTTTCGCGGAATCTTCCTTTTTCCCCATTCCACCGGATGTTCTTCTGATCGCCCTGGCCATCGGCAAGCCTGAAAAATCATTCAAATTTGCAGTTGTGTGCGCGTTGGGATCGATTTTAGGGGGGATGCTCGGGTATCTTATCGGCTGGCAGTTCATGGCCGCAATCGGGGACAGGATCGTCGCATTTTACGGCCTTGCCGATAAAGTCGAATATATTGAAGCGCTTTACAATCGGTACGATGCCTGGGCAGTGGGTATTGCCGGATTCACACCCATCCCCTATAAGGTGTTTACCATTGCAGCCGGGGTTTTTAAAATCAGTTTTCCAATTTTTCTCGCTGCATCCGCCGTTTCAAGGTCAGCCAGATTTTTTCTGGTCGGCGGTTTAATCTATTTTTTCGGTCCGGGGATCCAGACGTTCATCGAGAGGTATTTCAACCTGCTGGCCGTGATTTTCACCATACTGCTTGTGGCTTCCTTTGTGCTCCTCAAATATCTCTTTTAA
- the coaD gene encoding pantetheine-phosphate adenylyltransferase, with the protein MEKIAIYPGSFDPVTNGHLDIVERGLKIFDKIIVAIMHNPTKTSLFSVDERFTMLKKSMQDFNNRVEFASFYGLTVDYAAKRKAHAILRGLRAVSDFEYEFQMALMNRRLNREIQTLFLMTGLRWIFTSSSIIKEAAKFGGNIEDMVPDFVNEKIKEKFKTG; encoded by the coding sequence ATGGAAAAAATTGCCATTTATCCCGGTTCCTTCGACCCTGTTACCAACGGCCATCTCGACATAGTGGAAAGAGGCCTGAAAATTTTCGACAAGATTATCGTGGCTATCATGCACAATCCGACCAAGACATCCCTTTTCAGCGTGGATGAACGCTTTACCATGCTGAAAAAAAGCATGCAGGATTTCAACAACCGCGTCGAGTTCGCTTCCTTTTACGGCCTGACCGTCGATTACGCCGCCAAGAGGAAAGCCCACGCCATCCTGAGAGGACTGCGCGCCGTTTCCGATTTCGAGTATGAATTTCAAATGGCTCTGATGAACCGCCGGCTGAACCGTGAAATTCAGACGCTCTTTCTGATGACGGGTTTGCGGTGGATATTCACCAGCTCTTCCATTATCAAGGAAGCGGCCAAGTTCGGCGGCAATATCGAAGACATGGTCCCGGATTTTGTGAATGAAAAGATCAAGGAAAAGTTCAAAACGGGATAA
- the rsmD gene encoding 16S rRNA (guanine(966)-N(2))-methyltransferase RsmD translates to MRIISGKCRGRKLHTFAGKQIRPTTDRMRESIFNILSSRVHDAMVLDLFAGSGALGLEALSRGARAAVFIDNQERSLNLLKKNIEACRMPEATRIIRWDIERSLNCLKVVRAGFDLVFMDPPYNRGLIEPGLRNLHASGAAAPEARIVVEHASEESLPLKTDHFELVDQRTYGKTLVSFIDYVL, encoded by the coding sequence TTGCGGATCATCAGTGGAAAATGCCGGGGCAGAAAGCTCCACACCTTCGCAGGAAAACAGATCCGGCCCACCACCGACCGGATGCGCGAATCCATCTTCAACATTCTTTCCAGCCGGGTGCATGACGCCATGGTGCTGGACCTTTTTGCAGGCTCCGGCGCTTTAGGGCTCGAAGCCCTCAGCCGGGGTGCCCGGGCAGCTGTTTTCATCGACAACCAGGAACGTTCGCTCAACCTGCTGAAGAAAAACATAGAAGCGTGCCGCATGCCTGAAGCGACGCGCATAATCAGGTGGGACATCGAAAGAAGCCTGAACTGTCTGAAGGTGGTGCGTGCCGGGTTCGATCTCGTTTTCATGGATCCGCCCTACAACAGGGGGCTGATCGAGCCCGGCCTGAGGAATCTGCACGCAAGCGGGGCCGCCGCTCCCGAAGCGCGCATCGTCGTGGAGCACGCTTCCGAAGAATCCCTGCCGCTGAAGACTGACCATTTTGAGTTGGTAGATCAGCGGACCTACGGCAAAACCCTTGTTTCGTTTATAGATTATGTGCTATAG
- a CDS encoding sigma-54 dependent transcriptional regulator, which produces MFPSILIVDDEPSIRNSLGGLLSDEGFEILTAANGYEALKVLDKDFPDLVLLDIWMPGLDGIETLKEIKKSNPYIQVIIITGHGSVETAVKATKLGAFDMIQKPLSIDKVILSINNALNFRRLEEENRYLRKKMLEKHSITGSSPLLAELRNQIDSVAPTDSSVLIVGENGTGKELVARTIHQLSTRSEYPLVDVNCAAIPEELIESELFGHEKGSFAGAMTKKIGKFELASKGTIFLDEIGDMSLGTQAKILRTLQEQQFQRVGGSRTLKVNARVIAASNKDLEKEIQAGTFREDLYYRINVVPVRVPSLRERSQDIPLLVETFLDENTRKGLGSSKTMEEDALAILGNYHWPGNVRELKNLTERLTIMVKGETIRAADIPAPYNPATSDDTTDADIAFLQAKSFKQAKRSFEKAYFGRKLMENDGSVTQTAKAIGVQRNFLQKKIKQFGLMAE; this is translated from the coding sequence ATGTTCCCATCCATATTGATCGTCGACGACGAGCCCTCGATCCGCAACTCTTTAGGCGGGCTTTTATCGGACGAAGGATTTGAGATACTGACCGCCGCCAACGGGTATGAAGCCCTGAAGGTATTGGACAAGGATTTCCCGGACCTGGTGCTGCTGGACATCTGGATGCCCGGCCTCGACGGTATCGAAACCCTCAAGGAAATAAAAAAATCCAACCCGTATATCCAGGTCATCATCATCACCGGGCACGGATCGGTGGAAACGGCCGTCAAAGCCACCAAGCTGGGCGCCTTCGATATGATCCAGAAGCCCCTTTCCATCGACAAGGTCATCCTTTCCATCAACAATGCCTTGAATTTTCGGCGGCTCGAAGAAGAAAACCGCTACCTGCGCAAGAAAATGCTTGAAAAGCATTCCATTACCGGCAGCAGTCCCCTGCTGGCCGAATTGAGGAACCAGATCGATTCTGTGGCTCCCACGGATTCCTCGGTTCTCATCGTAGGGGAAAATGGAACCGGCAAAGAACTGGTCGCCCGGACCATTCATCAGCTGAGTACGAGAAGCGAGTATCCCCTCGTCGACGTCAATTGTGCGGCTATTCCGGAAGAGCTCATTGAAAGCGAGTTGTTCGGACACGAAAAAGGATCCTTCGCCGGCGCGATGACCAAAAAAATAGGCAAGTTCGAACTGGCCAGCAAGGGCACCATCTTTCTGGATGAAATCGGCGACATGAGTCTGGGCACCCAGGCAAAAATACTGCGGACGCTCCAGGAACAGCAGTTTCAGAGGGTGGGGGGCAGCAGGACCCTCAAGGTAAACGCCAGGGTAATTGCAGCCTCCAACAAGGATCTCGAAAAGGAGATCCAGGCGGGAACGTTCCGCGAGGATCTCTACTACCGGATCAATGTGGTCCCTGTCAGGGTTCCCTCCCTGAGAGAACGCAGCCAGGACATCCCTTTGCTGGTGGAAACCTTTCTGGATGAAAACACGCGCAAAGGCCTGGGCTCGAGCAAAACGATGGAGGAGGATGCGCTTGCCATCCTGGGCAACTATCACTGGCCGGGAAACGTGCGCGAGCTGAAGAATCTCACGGAACGCTTGACCATCATGGTAAAAGGCGAAACCATTCGCGCCGCCGACATCCCCGCCCCCTACAATCCGGCCACCTCCGACGACACCACGGATGCGGACATAGCCTTTTTGCAGGCAAAATCCTTCAAACAGGCGAAAAGATCGTTTGAAAAAGCGTACTTTGGGAGGAAACTGATGGAAAACGACGGCAGTGTTACCCAAACTGCCAAAGCCATCGGCGTCCAGCGCAACTTCCTGCAAAAAAAAATCAAACAGTTTGGCCTAATGGCTGAATAG
- a CDS encoding PAS domain-containing protein gives MDKKTIKNLSSLSIADRKRRKREVVIILAIVTIVAILTFAENRIIHFGADFPISNTILMFILININMLLLLLLIFLVLRNLVKLLYDRKRKVMGARLRTKLVIAFIALTLIPAIVLFFFSINFITTSIEFWFNVPVEQALENSLSVGRKIYTITEDSNRFFLDRVAYQIKTKKLYEPAKHKALSHYVQVVQNAFNIDGVEVYGANSKRLTYALLPKLENKPFSVVSANDLQKEMDANNVRTITEMTDHGQLIRTIATVPFGVKHTEANAFVVLNVIIPPDLSEKMSSISRGFEEYQQIKLLKRPIKITYYITLSIVGLLVVFCAVWFGFYLAKSITIPIMALAEGTKKVAEGDLSFSIGAVADDEIGSLVNSFNKMTKDLRGSREQLELSARMLRERNIEIEARRQYMEIVLKNVSTGVITLDARGYITTINTSAEKMLSLKSEDVLKESYRSLLWGQHLNMARDVMERLMNAEENAVELPLKLIIKGRPRSFLVNLNALKGDAGEHMGIVMVFDDLTELEKAQRMAAWREVARRIAHEVKNPLTPITLSAQRLKRKYSKDLNEPIFDECTQTIIDHVDLIQNLVNEFSSFARFPTADPKPCDILPIIEETVALYREGHQNIRFSIQAPSEVPTLNLDRQQLKQAMINLVDNAISALKEAGDIAITLIHDKDANKVRVEVADNGQGISDEDKSRLFEPNFSTKKTGMGLGLTIVSTIVNDHNGVIRVRDNDPHGAIFSIELPV, from the coding sequence ATGGATAAAAAAACTATAAAAAACCTATCGTCCCTATCCATCGCGGACCGCAAGCGGCGCAAGCGGGAGGTGGTCATCATCCTGGCCATTGTTACGATCGTCGCTATCCTGACGTTCGCGGAAAACAGGATCATTCACTTCGGGGCCGACTTTCCCATCTCCAACACCATCCTGATGTTCATTCTGATCAACATCAACATGCTCCTGTTGCTGTTGCTGATTTTTCTCGTTCTCAGGAATCTGGTCAAACTGCTCTACGACCGCAAACGCAAGGTGATGGGTGCAAGGCTGCGCACCAAACTCGTCATCGCCTTTATCGCGCTGACCCTGATACCGGCAATCGTTCTCTTTTTCTTTTCCATCAACTTCATCACCACCAGCATTGAATTCTGGTTTAACGTTCCCGTGGAACAGGCCCTCGAAAATTCCCTGAGCGTGGGGCGCAAAATCTACACCATCACCGAGGACAGCAATCGGTTCTTTCTGGACCGCGTAGCCTATCAGATCAAAACCAAGAAACTGTATGAACCGGCCAAACACAAGGCGCTTTCCCATTATGTCCAGGTGGTGCAGAATGCTTTCAACATCGACGGGGTGGAGGTTTACGGGGCCAATTCCAAACGCTTGACCTATGCCCTCCTTCCGAAACTGGAAAACAAGCCGTTCAGCGTGGTTTCCGCCAATGATTTACAGAAGGAGATGGACGCCAACAATGTTCGCACGATCACCGAAATGACGGACCACGGTCAGCTCATCCGCACCATCGCAACCGTCCCCTTTGGTGTCAAGCACACGGAAGCCAACGCTTTCGTCGTCTTGAACGTGATCATTCCGCCCGATCTCTCCGAAAAAATGTCGTCCATATCCAGGGGCTTTGAAGAATATCAGCAGATTAAACTTCTGAAAAGGCCGATAAAAATTACCTATTACATAACCCTTTCCATTGTAGGCCTGCTGGTTGTTTTTTGCGCCGTGTGGTTCGGTTTCTATCTGGCCAAATCGATTACCATTCCCATCATGGCCCTGGCCGAAGGCACTAAAAAAGTAGCGGAAGGAGACCTGAGTTTTTCCATCGGAGCCGTTGCCGATGACGAGATAGGCAGCCTTGTAAATTCATTCAACAAGATGACCAAAGATCTGCGCGGCAGCCGGGAGCAGCTCGAACTGTCCGCCCGCATGCTGCGAGAGCGCAACATCGAGATTGAAGCCCGGCGGCAGTACATGGAGATCGTGTTGAAGAATGTCTCCACCGGTGTCATCACCCTCGACGCCCGCGGTTACATCACGACCATCAACACGTCTGCAGAGAAGATGCTGTCCCTTAAATCCGAGGATGTACTCAAGGAAAGCTATCGCAGCCTCCTGTGGGGACAGCATTTGAATATGGCCCGTGACGTGATGGAGCGATTGATGAATGCCGAAGAAAATGCCGTTGAACTGCCGCTGAAGCTGATCATCAAAGGCCGCCCGCGCAGTTTTCTGGTCAACCTCAACGCGTTGAAAGGCGATGCCGGGGAGCACATGGGTATCGTTATGGTTTTCGATGATCTCACCGAGCTGGAAAAAGCGCAGCGCATGGCGGCCTGGCGTGAGGTTGCCCGCAGGATAGCTCACGAGGTAAAAAATCCCCTGACGCCCATTACGCTGTCCGCCCAGCGATTGAAGCGCAAGTATTCAAAGGATCTCAACGAACCGATCTTCGATGAATGCACCCAGACCATCATCGATCATGTAGACCTGATTCAAAACCTGGTCAACGAGTTCTCATCCTTTGCCCGCTTCCCCACGGCGGACCCCAAACCCTGCGACATTCTTCCGATCATCGAAGAAACCGTAGCGCTTTACAGGGAAGGGCACCAGAATATCCGCTTCAGCATTCAGGCCCCGTCCGAGGTGCCCACACTGAATCTCGACCGGCAGCAACTCAAGCAGGCCATGATCAATTTAGTGGACAATGCCATATCGGCACTCAAAGAGGCGGGTGATATCGCCATCACCCTGATACACGACAAGGACGCCAACAAGGTCAGGGTCGAGGTTGCCGACAACGGCCAGGGTATTTCCGACGAGGACAAGTCGCGGCTGTTCGAACCCAATTTTTCCACAAAAAAAACCGGTATGGGGCTGGGCTTGACCATCGTCAGCACCATTGTAAACGATCATAACGGCGTGATCCGTGTCAGGGACAACGATCCTCACGGTGCCATCTTCAGCATCGAACTGCCCGTATGA
- a CDS encoding DUF4390 domain-containing protein: MTPVFKRTAIAISMCLLLLFADQAHALDARLKNIIVTNTRDDLLIYLTVEGAFTEDMQTAILSGVPTTFSFYVNLYRTRSLWFDKKLAELKITNTVKYDNLKNEFVIQRSWEDGKPIIVKSIEEAEKMMTEIDSLKVVPLNRLNKGDRYQIRTKAQLSKVTLPLYLHYVLFFVSMWDFETDWYTIDFIY; this comes from the coding sequence ATGACCCCTGTCTTTAAAAGAACGGCCATTGCCATATCCATGTGCCTCCTGCTCCTGTTTGCCGATCAGGCGCATGCCCTGGATGCCCGGCTTAAGAATATCATCGTCACCAACACCCGTGACGATCTGCTGATCTACCTGACCGTTGAAGGAGCCTTTACCGAAGACATGCAAACAGCTATTTTGAGTGGCGTCCCGACCACTTTTTCCTTTTATGTCAATCTGTACCGTACGCGCTCCCTGTGGTTTGACAAGAAACTTGCGGAGTTGAAAATAACCAACACCGTCAAATACGACAACCTGAAGAATGAATTCGTTATTCAACGTTCCTGGGAAGACGGAAAACCGATCATCGTAAAATCGATCGAAGAAGCCGAAAAAATGATGACAGAGATCGACAGCCTCAAGGTGGTTCCCTTGAATCGGCTGAACAAGGGCGACCGGTATCAGATAAGAACCAAGGCGCAGTTGAGCAAGGTCACGCTACCCCTATACCTGCATTACGTCCTCTTCTTCGTTTCCATGTGGGATTTTGAAACCGATTGGTACACCATCGACTTCATTTACTGA
- the lpxC gene encoding UDP-3-O-acyl-N-acetylglucosamine deacetylase codes for MHTHQRTLAKKVSCTGVGVHSGKTVNLKIGPAPVNHGIKFVRTDLLDSPEISAHFNMVVDTSLATVIGYEGFIVSTVEHLMAAFSGMSVDNALVEIDAYEMPIMDGSAGPFADLIQTAGIETQAMPRCYFKVQEPIEIKEDGKFVGIYPSDCYRVTGTIEFDHPLINRQSCSVTVHETSFVEEISRARTFGFLNEYELLKRYGLGRGSSLDNVVVIAEDHVMNPEGLRFPDEFVRHKILDCIGDFSLIGMPIIGHVVVEKSGHAFNHAFLKKFFVEKESWETCTLAD; via the coding sequence ATGCATACACATCAAAGAACCCTGGCGAAAAAGGTATCCTGTACGGGTGTCGGGGTGCACTCCGGAAAGACCGTCAACCTGAAAATAGGCCCTGCACCGGTAAACCACGGCATCAAGTTTGTGCGCACCGACCTTTTGGACAGCCCGGAAATTTCCGCCCACTTCAACATGGTGGTGGATACCAGCCTCGCCACGGTGATCGGTTACGAAGGCTTTATCGTTTCCACCGTAGAGCACCTTATGGCCGCCTTTTCAGGCATGAGCGTGGACAACGCGCTGGTGGAGATCGATGCCTACGAAATGCCGATCATGGATGGCAGCGCCGGCCCCTTTGCCGATCTTATACAGACTGCCGGCATCGAGACCCAGGCTATGCCCCGCTGCTATTTCAAAGTCCAGGAACCCATCGAAATAAAGGAGGACGGCAAGTTCGTGGGCATTTATCCGTCTGATTGTTACCGGGTGACCGGCACCATTGAATTCGACCACCCCTTGATCAACAGACAATCCTGTTCCGTGACCGTCCACGAAACCTCTTTTGTCGAAGAAATCAGTCGGGCTCGAACCTTTGGCTTCCTCAATGAATACGAACTGCTCAAGCGGTACGGCCTGGGCAGGGGAAGCTCCCTCGACAACGTCGTCGTCATCGCCGAAGACCATGTCATGAATCCCGAAGGGCTGCGGTTCCCCGATGAATTCGTGCGGCACAAAATACTGGATTGCATCGGAGACTTTTCCCTGATCGGCATGCCCATCATCGGCCACGTGGTTGTTGAAAAATCGGGGCATGCCTTTAACCACGCTTTTCTTAAAAAATTTTTCGTGGAGAAGGAATCCTGGGAAACCTGTACGCTGGCCGACTAG
- a CDS encoding lactate utilization protein has translation MDEHQIAWNEKVAEKLIKHLEKRRMEGSYAATASLAKDEVTAMIAPGSSVYRCGSMTTTYAGLWESVAEIPEVTLIDPYEPGIQPEEGLERRRQGMSADFMIASTNAITLDGKLVNLDGMGNRVAAMCFGPKKVILMVGMNKVAPDLESAMARVKHYASPINNIRYGLDNPCVATGLCSDCKTRTRICNMWSIIEGHMIDKRIHVKLIGETVGY, from the coding sequence ATGGATGAACATCAGATTGCCTGGAATGAAAAGGTCGCTGAAAAACTGATAAAGCACCTTGAAAAGCGGCGTATGGAAGGAAGCTATGCGGCAACGGCCTCTCTGGCCAAAGACGAAGTCACCGCCATGATCGCACCGGGTTCGTCGGTGTATCGATGTGGAAGCATGACCACAACCTATGCAGGACTCTGGGAATCCGTTGCCGAAATTCCGGAGGTAACGCTCATCGACCCTTATGAACCGGGCATACAACCCGAGGAAGGCTTGGAACGCCGCCGCCAGGGGATGTCCGCCGATTTCATGATCGCCAGCACCAACGCGATCACCCTGGACGGGAAACTGGTGAACTTAGACGGCATGGGCAACCGCGTGGCGGCCATGTGTTTCGGGCCTAAAAAGGTCATTCTGATGGTGGGAATGAACAAGGTCGCGCCCGATCTGGAATCGGCCATGGCCAGAGTCAAGCACTATGCATCCCCCATCAACAATATCCGTTATGGCCTCGATAACCCCTGTGTTGCAACCGGGCTGTGCAGCGACTGCAAGACCCGTACGCGCATCTGTAACATGTGGAGCATCATCGAGGGCCACATGATTGACAAACGCATCCATGTCAAACTGATTGGGGAGACGGTTGGATATTAG
- the tsaA gene encoding tRNA (N6-threonylcarbamoyladenosine(37)-N6)-methyltransferase TrmO — MTIILKPIGTAHTDAADIPRHWTVSDVEGTLNIDSEYTEALADITVGQRIVVLFHFHKSAPFSPDLLKQTPPHRDKAMGVFSICSPRRPNPIGLSVLEVLAKKDNVLHVRCMDMLDGTPILDIKPFVDNRKTLPSREDISQTQ, encoded by the coding sequence GTGACGATCATATTAAAACCCATTGGAACGGCGCACACGGATGCGGCCGACATTCCCCGACACTGGACCGTGTCGGATGTCGAGGGCACGCTGAATATCGATTCTGAATATACCGAAGCACTTGCGGACATCACCGTTGGCCAGCGGATCGTTGTGTTGTTCCATTTTCACAAGAGCGCCCCTTTTTCACCGGATCTGTTGAAGCAGACCCCGCCGCATCGGGATAAAGCCATGGGGGTGTTCAGCATCTGTTCCCCCAGGCGGCCGAACCCCATAGGGCTGTCGGTTCTGGAGGTGCTTGCGAAAAAAGACAACGTGCTGCATGTACGCTGCATGGACATGTTGGACGGCACACCGATTCTGGACATCAAACCCTTTGTCGACAACAGGAAGACGCTCCCGAGCCGTGAAGATATCTCCCAGACGCAATAA
- a CDS encoding thioredoxin family protein — translation MEIKVLGPGCAKCQKTEKVVKEAVAESGVDADIEKVTDMMKIAGYGVFGTPAVVVNGEVKSSGKVPKKKDVMAWLQ, via the coding sequence ATGGAAATCAAAGTGCTGGGACCGGGCTGTGCAAAATGCCAGAAAACAGAAAAGGTCGTCAAGGAGGCCGTCGCCGAATCCGGGGTTGACGCCGATATCGAAAAGGTGACCGATATGATGAAAATTGCCGGTTACGGCGTTTTCGGAACCCCCGCGGTGGTCGTGAACGGCGAAGTGAAATCGTCGGGCAAGGTTCCTAAAAAAAAGGATGTTATGGCCTGGCTGCAATAG